A section of the Bacteroidetes Order II. bacterium genome encodes:
- a CDS encoding peptidylprolyl isomerase, producing MGVASAGKDTEGSQFFVTHSMQPHLDGNYTAFGYVPERDWPVVDAILQGDTIKRITWQRSTK from the coding sequence TTGGGTGTGGCCAGCGCCGGAAAAGACACCGAAGGCTCTCAATTCTTTGTCACCCATTCCATGCAACCCCATTTAGACGGAAACTATACCGCCTTTGGCTATGTGCCAGAACGCGATTGGCCGGTGGTGGATGCCATCCTCCAAGGCGATACCATAAAACGGATAACGTGGCAACGTAGCACAAAATAA